From a region of the Actinopolymorpha singaporensis genome:
- a CDS encoding tRNA (adenine-N1)-methyltransferase, whose amino-acid sequence MSPTDPSAEHPPACPSDAAGEPADLSGEPAAPAEAARPGEPGESGEPAEDAADARPLLAGEQVRLEDHKGRKHLITLEPGKTFHTHRGGIALDDLIGQPEGVVVKSTGGVPYLALRPLLSDYVLSMPRGAAVVYPKDTAQILVAADVFPGAHVVEAGAGSGSLTCALLRAVGPAGRVSSYERRDDFAAIARRNVERFFGGPQPTWDLTVGDVVSAPTRPRVDRVVLDMLAPWECVDWAAEALVPGGVLCCYVATTTQLARTVETARAHGGFTEPQASETLVRTWHVEGLAVRPDHRMIGHTGFLVTTRRLAPGVSAPGRRRRPAPGAYGENYDGPRPAGQVD is encoded by the coding sequence ATGTCCCCGACCGATCCCTCCGCCGAGCACCCTCCCGCCTGCCCGTCGGATGCCGCCGGTGAGCCGGCCGACCTGTCCGGCGAGCCCGCCGCGCCTGCCGAGGCCGCGAGGCCGGGTGAGCCCGGCGAGTCCGGCGAGCCGGCCGAGGACGCCGCCGACGCCCGGCCGCTTCTGGCCGGTGAGCAGGTCCGGCTGGAGGACCACAAGGGACGCAAGCACCTGATCACGCTGGAGCCGGGGAAGACGTTCCACACCCATCGCGGCGGGATCGCTCTGGACGACCTGATCGGTCAGCCGGAGGGCGTCGTGGTCAAGTCGACCGGAGGCGTCCCGTATCTCGCGCTGCGCCCACTCCTGTCCGACTACGTCCTTTCCATGCCGCGCGGAGCGGCCGTGGTCTACCCCAAGGACACCGCCCAGATCCTCGTCGCCGCGGACGTCTTCCCGGGTGCCCACGTGGTCGAGGCCGGTGCCGGCTCGGGCTCACTGACCTGTGCGTTGCTGCGCGCCGTCGGCCCGGCAGGCCGGGTTTCGTCCTACGAACGCCGGGACGACTTCGCGGCGATCGCCCGCCGCAACGTGGAACGCTTCTTCGGCGGGCCCCAGCCGACCTGGGACCTGACCGTCGGCGACGTGGTGAGCGCGCCCACCCGGCCCCGGGTGGATCGGGTCGTGCTCGACATGCTCGCTCCGTGGGAGTGCGTCGACTGGGCGGCCGAGGCCCTGGTGCCCGGCGGCGTGCTGTGCTGCTACGTCGCCACCACCACCCAGCTCGCGCGGACCGTCGAGACGGCACGTGCCCACGGCGGCTTCACCGAGCCCCAGGCCAGCGAGACGCTGGTGCGTACCTGGCACGTGGAGGGGCTGGCCGTCCGGCCGGACCACCGGATGATCGGTCACACCGGGTTCCTGGTGACCACCCGCAGGCTTGCCCCCGGCGTCAGCGCACCCGGCCGCCGGCGCCGTCCGGCGCCCGGCGCCTACGGCGAGAACTACGACGGGCCGCGTCCCGCCGGCCAGGTGGACTGA
- a CDS encoding site-2 protease family protein, with the protein MVHDVEKNAPSRAAQRRPGAVQIARVVGVPVYVNVSWILVALLIAYVFRPVVDEQVPGLGVWSFVAALGFAVLLYASVLVHEIAHVLVARKFDLPVRAITLQFLGGLSEIESEPQTPWREFAVAVVGPLTSLGISGLAALGHTVVSGPALLELALFQLAWANLLVGLFNLLPGLPLDGGRLLRAGVWAVTKQPHLGTAVAGWAGRVVAAVVLLLPWTLLASTWGAPSLLHIVWSVFLAMFMWAGSSQALMSAKIRRKLPAIHARTLARRGVPVSSELPLSEAVRRAQEAHAGSLVVVGSDGRPTGLVSEAAVLATPEHRRPWISVGDVARRIEPGLVLDVRLTGEALVRAMGGTPATEYLLVEPDGRVFGVLATADVDGALART; encoded by the coding sequence ATGGTGCACGACGTGGAGAAGAACGCCCCGTCCCGGGCGGCGCAGCGCCGGCCCGGCGCGGTCCAGATCGCGCGGGTTGTCGGGGTTCCCGTCTACGTCAACGTGTCCTGGATCCTGGTCGCGCTGCTGATTGCGTACGTCTTCCGGCCGGTGGTCGACGAGCAGGTGCCCGGCCTGGGCGTGTGGTCGTTCGTGGCGGCGCTCGGGTTCGCCGTCCTGCTCTACGCCTCGGTTCTGGTGCACGAGATCGCCCACGTTCTGGTGGCCAGGAAGTTCGACCTGCCGGTGCGTGCGATCACGCTGCAGTTCCTGGGCGGGCTGTCGGAGATCGAGAGCGAGCCCCAGACGCCGTGGCGGGAGTTCGCCGTCGCCGTCGTCGGGCCGCTGACCTCGCTGGGCATCAGCGGCCTGGCCGCGCTCGGCCACACCGTGGTGTCCGGCCCTGCCCTGCTCGAGCTTGCGTTGTTCCAGCTCGCCTGGGCAAACCTGCTGGTCGGCCTGTTCAACCTGCTGCCGGGGCTCCCGCTGGATGGCGGCCGGTTGCTGCGCGCGGGAGTGTGGGCGGTGACCAAACAGCCGCATCTGGGCACCGCCGTCGCCGGGTGGGCCGGCCGGGTGGTCGCCGCCGTCGTGCTGCTCCTGCCGTGGACCCTTCTGGCCAGCACGTGGGGAGCGCCGAGCCTGCTGCACATCGTGTGGAGCGTCTTCCTGGCGATGTTCATGTGGGCCGGCTCCAGCCAGGCCCTGATGAGCGCGAAGATCAGGCGGAAGCTCCCGGCCATCCACGCCCGCACCCTCGCCAGGCGCGGCGTGCCCGTGTCGTCCGAGCTTCCCCTGTCGGAGGCGGTCCGGCGCGCCCAGGAGGCGCACGCGGGTTCGCTGGTGGTCGTCGGCAGCGACGGCCGCCCGACCGGCCTGGTCAGCGAGGCCGCGGTGCTGGCCACTCCCGAGCACCGGCGGCCGTGGATCTCGGTCGGCGACGTCGCCCGCCGGATCGAGCCCGGACTGGTGCTCGACGTACGCCTCACCGGGGAGGCACTGGTCCGGGCGATGGGCGGCACTCCCGCCACGGAGTACCTCCTGGTCGAGCCCGACGGACGGGTCTTCGGAGTGCTGGCCACCGCCGACGTCGACGGGGCGCTGGCCCGCACCTGA
- a CDS encoding RecB family exonuclease, giving the protein MATVSEAATTTATTDATTNASGNAGGNASENARPAIPLAVLSPSRASDFLTCPLRYRFRVIDRLPERPSPEAARGTVVHAVLERLFDLPAGGRTIDEACTLLRPQWDRLVEAEPELSELFGDEEGGFDPERLEGFLADARALLDRYFTLEDPTRLEPAEREMYVECELDSGLRLRGYIDRLDVAPDGALRVVDYKTGRAPGPGYEQRAMFQMRCYALMLWRLRGVVPRLLQLVYLGSGDVLRYSPDEADLRATARKLQALWNAIERAHTTGEWRASPGPLCDWCDHKSRCPAWGGTPPPLPAPADTDPMPTQDTSEAPSPHTSAVDL; this is encoded by the coding sequence ATGGCGACAGTGAGCGAGGCAGCGACCACGACGGCGACCACCGACGCGACCACGAACGCGAGTGGGAACGCCGGTGGAAACGCGAGTGAGAACGCCCGGCCGGCGATCCCGCTCGCGGTGCTGTCACCCTCCCGGGCCAGCGACTTTCTCACCTGCCCGCTGCGTTACCGCTTCCGGGTGATCGACCGGCTGCCGGAGCGGCCGAGCCCGGAGGCCGCCCGCGGCACGGTGGTGCACGCGGTTCTGGAGCGGCTGTTCGACCTGCCCGCCGGCGGCCGCACGATCGATGAGGCGTGCACGCTGCTCCGCCCGCAGTGGGACCGGCTGGTCGAGGCCGAGCCCGAGCTGTCGGAACTCTTCGGGGACGAGGAGGGCGGGTTCGACCCCGAGCGGCTGGAGGGTTTCCTCGCCGATGCGCGGGCGCTGCTCGACCGATACTTCACGTTGGAGGACCCCACCAGGCTGGAGCCCGCCGAGCGGGAGATGTACGTCGAGTGCGAGCTGGACTCCGGCCTGCGGCTGCGGGGCTACATCGACCGGCTCGACGTCGCGCCCGACGGGGCGCTGCGCGTCGTCGACTACAAGACGGGGCGAGCACCCGGGCCGGGTTACGAGCAGCGGGCGATGTTCCAGATGCGCTGCTACGCACTGATGCTGTGGCGGCTGCGAGGTGTCGTACCCCGCCTGCTGCAGCTGGTCTATCTCGGCAGCGGCGACGTGCTGCGCTACTCCCCCGACGAGGCCGACCTGCGCGCGACCGCACGCAAGCTGCAGGCGCTGTGGAACGCGATCGAACGCGCGCACACCACCGGCGAGTGGCGCGCCAGCCCCGGCCCCCTGTGCGACTGGTGCGACCACAAGTCGCGGTGCCCCGCGTGGGGCGGCACGCCTCCTCCGCTGCCCGCGCCCGCCGACACCGATCCGATGCCGACGCAGGACACGTCCGAGGCTCCCTCACCACATACCTCCGCGGTCGACCTTTAG
- a CDS encoding sensor histidine kinase — MRGTDVRDWLRGRPDLVDGAVAFVLVIASIAGLNYRSYAGITFRPPDACGLVLAVLVAAPLALRRRFPVTVALVVISAYMTLGFAGYSSSVGSVAALLVIYTVGAHSTAARSLAVTVATTIASIVFLYVRRDAYASIGMTFDAITVGLQLLVYGGTWSVARAMRARRRYLVALEDRANRLERAASAEVRAALAEERARMARELHDVVAHHVSVMTVQAAAARRTITRAPERSVEAMRAVEETGREALEEMRRIVGALRAADQDEPGNVQLSPRAGVAELGPLLDRAREAGLQVDLTVVGEPRPLTSGVDLAIFRVVQEALTNTLKHAGPTRAAVLLRYEPDAVVVGVTDDGSPRRGPLHRADDADRLDHGLGHGLVGMRERVTLNGGTLYTGSRMVGGFEVLATLPSTEAGTPDPSNSSDSDGPNNRSDSHRLHGSHGSGELREGARAGQATVNEVRS; from the coding sequence GTGCGCGGTACCGATGTCCGAGACTGGCTTCGAGGCCGCCCCGACCTGGTGGACGGGGCGGTCGCGTTCGTGCTCGTGATCGCCAGCATCGCCGGACTGAACTACCGCTCCTACGCCGGGATCACGTTCCGCCCGCCGGACGCCTGCGGGTTGGTGCTCGCCGTCCTCGTCGCCGCGCCGCTCGCCCTGCGCCGGCGGTTCCCCGTGACGGTCGCGCTGGTCGTGATCTCGGCGTACATGACGCTCGGGTTCGCCGGCTACAGCTCCTCGGTCGGCTCGGTGGCGGCCCTGCTGGTGATCTACACCGTCGGCGCGCACAGCACCGCGGCCCGCAGCCTCGCGGTCACCGTGGCGACGACCATCGCCTCCATCGTCTTCCTCTACGTGCGGCGGGACGCCTACGCCTCGATCGGCATGACGTTCGACGCGATCACGGTCGGCCTGCAGCTCCTGGTCTACGGCGGCACGTGGAGCGTCGCCCGGGCCATGCGTGCCCGGCGGCGCTACCTGGTCGCGCTGGAGGACCGCGCCAACCGGCTGGAGCGTGCCGCATCCGCGGAGGTCCGCGCGGCGCTGGCGGAGGAACGCGCCCGGATGGCCCGGGAGCTGCACGACGTGGTGGCCCACCACGTGAGCGTGATGACGGTGCAGGCTGCCGCAGCGCGGCGGACGATCACCCGTGCACCCGAGCGCAGCGTCGAGGCCATGCGGGCGGTGGAGGAGACCGGGCGGGAGGCGCTGGAGGAGATGCGCCGCATCGTGGGTGCGCTCCGCGCCGCCGACCAGGACGAGCCGGGCAACGTCCAGCTGTCGCCACGTGCCGGCGTCGCCGAACTCGGGCCACTGCTGGACCGGGCGAGGGAGGCCGGCCTGCAGGTCGATCTCACCGTCGTCGGCGAGCCGCGCCCGCTGACGTCCGGTGTCGACCTGGCGATCTTCCGGGTGGTCCAGGAGGCCCTGACGAACACGCTGAAACACGCCGGCCCCACCCGGGCCGCCGTGTTGCTGCGGTACGAACCCGATGCGGTCGTCGTGGGCGTCACCGACGACGGCAGCCCGCGGCGCGGGCCGTTGCACCGCGCCGACGACGCCGACCGGCTCGACCACGGGCTCGGGCACGGACTTGTCGGTATGCGCGAACGCGTGACGCTGAACGGAGGCACCTTGTACACAGGTTCCCGGATGGTCGGTGGGTTCGAAGTCCTCGCCACCCTGCCGTCGACCGAGGCCGGCACACCGGACCCAAGCAACTCGAGCGACTCGGACGGCCCGAACAACCGGAGCGACTCGCACCGCTTGCACGGCTCGCACGGCTCCGGTGAGCTGAGGGAAGGCGCACGCGCCGGCCAGGCGACGGTGAACGAGGTGCGGTCGTGA
- a CDS encoding response regulator: protein MTPAEDGPATPAVGTPVRVLLVDDQPLLRTGFRMILESEPDIAVVGEAGDGQKAVTEARALQPDVVLMDIRMPRMDGVEATRLITGTERGGTVRVLVLTTFDLDEYVVDALRAGASGFLLKDVPPEDLADAIRIVARGEAVVAPTVTRRLLDRFATVLPSTSRESAQELAHLTEREREVLRLMSRGMSNAEIAGELYVSETTVKTHVGNVLAKLGLRDRVQAVVFAYESGLVRPGGR, encoded by the coding sequence GTGACGCCTGCCGAGGACGGTCCGGCCACGCCGGCGGTGGGGACGCCGGTACGCGTTCTCCTGGTCGACGACCAGCCACTGCTGCGGACGGGGTTCCGGATGATCCTCGAGTCCGAGCCGGACATCGCGGTCGTCGGTGAGGCCGGTGACGGGCAGAAGGCGGTGACGGAGGCCCGCGCCCTGCAACCGGACGTCGTCCTGATGGACATCCGGATGCCCCGGATGGACGGCGTGGAGGCCACCCGGCTGATCACCGGGACCGAACGAGGCGGAACCGTCCGGGTGCTGGTGCTCACCACGTTCGACCTCGACGAGTACGTCGTGGACGCGTTGCGCGCCGGCGCCTCGGGCTTCCTGCTGAAGGACGTGCCGCCGGAGGATCTCGCCGACGCCATCCGCATCGTGGCCCGGGGCGAGGCGGTCGTCGCGCCGACCGTGACCCGTCGGTTGCTCGACCGGTTCGCGACCGTGCTGCCGTCGACGAGCAGGGAGTCGGCGCAGGAGCTCGCCCACCTCACCGAACGCGAACGCGAGGTGCTGCGGCTGATGTCCCGCGGCATGTCCAACGCCGAGATCGCCGGCGAGCTGTACGTCTCGGAGACGACGGTGAAGACCCACGTCGGCAACGTGCTGGCCAAGCTGGGGCTGCGCGACCGAGTGCAGGCGGTGGTGTTCGCCTACGAGAGCGGGCTGGTGCGCCCCGGCGGCCGCTGA
- a CDS encoding MFS transporter, producing the protein MPASEGDSARPGRLGAPAVPLADPAQPADPAQPADPAQPALPADETRLHDVGTRRRSTLALVTGVVLMNVSMVPAGTVGSLLASDRYGPAWSGVPSAAGVVGTALGALGLSALMRSRGRRTGLRTGYAVAALGALVGAVAVGMAVLPLLAVGMVLLGIGNGGAQLSRYAVADLHPADRKAFVLSLVVWGSTVGALVGPSLISPAARLSARAGIPEYAGTYVLAILTTGAALAVAGLLPRAGRGGTRTRERPRPGEVGRVLRLPAVRVALAGMVSAQLAMVAVMTMTPLQLHRHGQGLDVVGWVLSAHLAGMFALSPLSGRLTDRLGGRTVTSVGAGALIGSAALAMAAPTSHTVGIPLALFLLGYGWNLCFVGGSAILSRELPAGVRSQVQGTVDAVVWGSSASAGLASGAVFAGGGYVLVAFVAGLIAVAPLVVLLASRPRPASPQRPPGRTSPLS; encoded by the coding sequence ATGCCCGCGTCCGAAGGTGATTCCGCCCGTCCTGGCAGGCTCGGCGCACCCGCGGTGCCGCTCGCCGACCCAGCCCAACCAGCCGACCCAGCCCAACCAGCCGACCCAGCCCAGCCAGCCCTCCCGGCCGACGAGACCAGACTGCACGACGTCGGCACCCGGCGCAGGTCGACCCTCGCGCTGGTCACCGGCGTCGTGTTGATGAACGTCTCGATGGTGCCCGCCGGCACTGTCGGCAGCCTGCTCGCGAGCGACCGGTACGGCCCCGCGTGGAGCGGCGTGCCGAGCGCTGCCGGCGTTGTCGGCACCGCTCTGGGTGCGCTGGGGCTGTCCGCACTCATGCGCAGCCGTGGCCGGCGCACCGGGCTCCGGACCGGATACGCGGTGGCCGCCCTGGGGGCCCTGGTGGGTGCCGTCGCGGTCGGGATGGCGGTCCTTCCGCTGCTGGCGGTGGGCATGGTGCTGCTCGGCATCGGCAACGGCGGCGCCCAGCTGTCCCGCTACGCCGTGGCCGACCTGCACCCGGCCGACCGCAAGGCGTTCGTGCTCAGCCTGGTGGTGTGGGGAAGCACCGTCGGTGCGCTCGTCGGGCCGAGCCTGATCTCGCCGGCGGCACGCCTGTCAGCGCGCGCCGGGATTCCGGAGTACGCCGGCACCTACGTGCTGGCGATCCTCACCACCGGCGCGGCCCTGGCGGTGGCCGGCCTGCTGCCCCGGGCCGGTCGCGGCGGCACGCGCACCCGGGAGCGCCCTCGACCAGGTGAGGTCGGCCGCGTCCTTCGGCTGCCGGCGGTACGGGTCGCGCTGGCGGGCATGGTGTCGGCCCAGCTGGCGATGGTCGCGGTGATGACGATGACCCCGCTCCAGCTGCACCGGCACGGGCAGGGCCTGGACGTCGTGGGCTGGGTGCTGAGTGCTCACCTGGCCGGGATGTTCGCGCTGTCACCCCTGTCCGGACGGCTCACCGACCGGCTCGGCGGCCGGACCGTGACCAGCGTCGGCGCGGGCGCACTGATCGGCTCCGCCGCTCTGGCCATGGCGGCGCCCACGTCGCACACGGTCGGGATCCCGCTGGCGTTGTTCCTGCTCGGCTACGGCTGGAACCTCTGCTTCGTCGGGGGCAGCGCGATCCTGAGCCGGGAGCTGCCGGCCGGGGTGCGCAGCCAGGTCCAGGGCACGGTGGACGCGGTGGTGTGGGGCTCGTCGGCGTCGGCCGGCCTGGCCTCCGGAGCGGTGTTCGCCGGCGGGGGGTACGTCCTGGTCGCGTTCGTCGCCGGGCTGATCGCCGTCGCACCCTTGGTGGTGCTCCTCGCCTCGCGCCCGCGCCCCGCGAGCCCTCAGCGGCCGCCGGGGCGCACCAGCCCGCTCTCGTAG